The nucleotide sequence CGGCGGCGAGGAGCCCGGTGAGGTCGGCGACCGCGGGCGGCACCGCCTCAGCCGAGAAGAAGGACAGCTGGCTCACGACCCCGACCCTAGGCCAGCGCGCGACGAAACCGGGCCCGCTGCGCCGACGCGCCGTCGGGCGACGTGCTGCGCGCGCACCCGCCGAGAGCAAACCCCCGCAGTTCCGTTGCCGGATCTACGGGGGTGCTGGGTGGACCTGGGGGTCGATCAGAGGGTGCGGACGCTGAGCGCCTGCGGGCCCTTGGGGCTCTGCTCGATCTCGAACTCGACCTTCTGGTTCTCTTCGAGAGTGCGGAATCCGTTGGACTGGATCTGCTTGTAGTGCACGAAGACGTCGCCGCCGCCATCTTCCTGCTCGATGAACCCGTAGCCCTTCTCCGGGTTGAACCACTTGACCGTTCCCTGTGGCATCTTCGTGCTTCTTTCCTTCTACTACATCGGGTGCGCTTCGTCGGGCTTCGACGAACCGAGCGCTCTCCGACCGCCCCAAGTCAATCACGATCAGGGCTGGTGCGACAGTCTCGTAGCCATCACGTGGCCAACTATTAACCTGGGGTGATCGGGCAACTCCAGGCCTGTCGAGAACCCGTCACGACGAGCGAGAAGAGGGGGCGTCGGGTGTCGGGTCGCGCATCGGACTTCGGCCGCGAACTGCTCGACAGTGCGGTCGCGGGTGCGGAATCCGACGACCACCCGCTGCGGCACGTGGCCGACCTCGCGCCGCGCGGCGCGCACCGGCGCCCGTGGCCGCACTGGACGCCGCCCGACGTCGTCGACGCATTCGTCGAGTGCGGCATCGCCGAGCCGTGGACGCACCAGGTGGTGGCCGCCGATCTCGCGCACTCCGGCCGCCACGTCGTGCTGAGCACCGGCACGGCGTCGGGCAAGTCGCTGGCCTACCAGCTCCCCATCCTCAGCGCGCTCGCCGACGAACCGCGCGCCCGCGCGCTGTACCTGTCGCCGACCAAGGCACTCGGCCACGACCAGTTGCGGGCCGCGCAGGCGTTCACCGACGTCATCGACCGGCTCAACGACGTCGGGCCCTGCTCCTACGACGGCGACAGCACCACCGAGGCACGGCAGTACGCGCGGGAGCGGTCGCGCTGGATCTTCTCCAACCCGGACATGGTGCACCTGTCGTTGCTGCGCAACCACGCGCGCTGGGCGGTGTTCCTGCGGAACCTGCGCTTCATCGTCGTCGACGAGTGTCACCACTACCGCGGCATCTTCGGCTCCAACGTCGCCATGGTGCTGCGCCGCCTGACCCGGCTGTGCGCCAAGTACTCCCCCGACAGCCGCGTGCCGACGGTGATCTTCGCCAGCGCCACCACCGCCGCACCGGCCGAGACGGCGTCGGAGCTGCTGGGCCAGACGGTCGTCGAGGTGACCGAGGACGGCTCCCCGCACGGCGGCCGCACCGTCGCGCTGTGGGAGCCGGCGCTGCGCGAGGACCTGGTGGGCGAACACGGCGCCCCGGTGCGACGATCCGCGGGCGCCGAAGCCGCCCGGGTGATGGCCGACCTGATGGCGGAGGGGGCCCGGACGCTGACGTTCGTCCGGTCCCGGCGCGGCGCCGAACTGACCGCGCTCGGTGCCCGGGCCCGGCTGGAGACGGTGGCGCCGGAACTGGTCGAGCAGGTGGCGTCCTACCGCGCCGGGTACCTGGCCGAGGAGCGCCGCGCGCTGGAGGCCGCGCTGAGCGACGGCCGGCTCCGCGGGCTGGCCACCACCAACGCGCTGGAACTCGGCATCGACATCGCCGGCCTGGACGCGGTGGTGCTGGCGGGTTTCCCCGGCACGGTCGCGTCGTTCTGGCAGCAGGCCGGCCGGGCCGGGCGGCGGGGGCAGACTGCGCTGATCGTCATGATCGCCCGCGACGATCCCCTGGACACCTACCTGGTGCACCACCCGGCGGCACTGCTGGACAAGCCGATCGAACGCGTCGTCATCGACCCGACCAACCCGTACGTGCTGGGGCCGCATCTGCTCTGTGCGGCAACGGAACTGCCGTTGACCGATGCGGAGGTGCGGACCTGGAACGCCGAGGCCGTCGCCGCGACGCTCGTCGACGACGGTCTGCTGCGCCGCAGACCCAGCGGCTACTTCCCCGCACCCGGCCTGGAACCCCATCCGGCGGTGGACATCCGTGGCTCGTCGGGCGGCCAGATCGCGATCCTGGAGGCCGAGACCGGACGGATGCTCGGCACGACCGGCGCGGGACAGGCGCCGTCGTCCATCCACCCCGGTGCGGTGTACCTGCTCCGCGGCGAGACCTACGTGGTCGACACGCTGGACTTCGAGGCCGGAATCGCCTTCGTGCACGCCGAGGATCCCGGCTACACCACCTCGGCACGCGAGGTCACCGACATCGTGGTCACCGGACGTGGCGAACGCCGCCGCCACGGCGACGTGACGATCGGCCTGGTGCCGGTGTCGGTGTCGCACACGGTGGTGAGCTATCTGCGACGCCGGCTCAACGGCGAGGTGATCGACTCCATCGAACTCGACATGCCGACGCAGACGCTGGACACCATCGCGGTGATGTGCACGATCACGCCGGAGGCCTTGCTGCGCAACGGGATCGAGCCGACGCGCTTTCCCGGGTCGTTGCACGCCGCCGAACATGCGTCGATCGGCCTGCTTCCGCTGGTGGCGAGCTGCGACCGCGGTGACATCGGCGGGGTGTCGACGGCGATCGGGCCCGAGGACGGGCTGCCGTCGATCTTCGTCTACGACGGGCATCCGGGCGGGGCGGGCTTCGCCGACCGCGGGTTCCGGCAGCTCAGCACGTGGTGGTCGGCGACGGCGGAGGCGATCGAGGCGTGCGAGTGCCCGATGGGCTGTCCGTCGTGCGTGCATTCACCCAAGTGCGGCAACGGCAACGACCCGTTGGACAAGGCCGGCGCGATCAGCGTGCTGCGACTCGTCCTCGGCGAGCTGACGAAGCCCCCGTCGTGACCCCACCCGTGGTGACGACCCACCCCTCGATGGTCGTCGGCCACGGATCCCCGACGCGCTCACCGGCCGCTCCGGAGCAGTGGCGCGGCAGTGGTGACAACCATTGGCACAACGCGATCCGTCACGGTTCCCGACGAGCGGGGTACGGCGGGGAAAATACTCCGTGACGAGGTCCGCCGCAAGGCGTTTCCGTGGCCGCGAGCGCCATGCGGGCGGCCGCGAGCGGCCGCGTCCTTCGAATTTCGTACCATCGCCGATCAACCGGAACGGCCAGCCGACGACGGTAGGATGCCGCCATGGCGCACGACTGGCTCCTAGTGGAGACACTCGGCACCGAACCGGTCGTGGTCGCCCACGGCGCGGAGACCAAGGACATGGTGCCGATCAGCACCTACCTGCGTCGCGACCCCGGCCTGATGGCGATCCAGACCGCGATCGGCGAGACCGTCCGCGGCGGGCAGCCACTGAGCAGCATCACCCCCAAGCACGACCGCGTGATCCGCACCGAAGTGGTGCAGATGACCGACGGCGTCATCCACGGCGTGCACGTGTGGACCGGGCCGCCGGACGCGCAGCCGCCCGAACGAGCGCTGCCCGGGCCGCTGAAGTGGGACCTCACCAACCGGATCGCCACCGACACCCCCGAATCGTTGTTCAACGGCGGGCGCGACCCGTCGGTGGAGGCCACCCACGGCCGCGCCTTCGCCGAGGACCTGCCGACCCGCGACCTCAACGCCCGCGAGGCGCATGCACTCTCGGCGGCGATCAAGCCCGAACCCGGCATCGTCTACTGCACCACCTGGGACCTCACCGACCACCGTGGTGAACCGATCACCGTCGGCTTCGTCGCCCGGATCATGCAGGAGAGCGACGGCGGTCCCGACGTGACGATCTGCCGCGCGATGAACTGGCGGACCGTGCGCGACGAGAACACCGTCACCCCAGCCGGTTTGGCCCAGGACGTGCTCGACGGCTCCGCGCAGACCGGTGTGCACCGCGCGCTGGTCGACCTGCAGTCGTGGGCGCTGCTGAAGTGGCTCGACGACCCGTGCCCGTTCTACGACTGGCGCGCCCGCTCCGACGACGCACCCCTCACCCACCCCGATGACGCCGACGAGATCGCGGGCATGACGGCCGAATTCGAGACCGCCGGCACGTCACGCGTGCTGCGATTGCGTGCCAACGGCGGCGGGTGGGTGCCGATTCACGTCACCATCCACCGCATCGAACTCGACGGCGGGGTATGGGCGGGCCTGCTGTCGCTGCGGCTGCCCACCGAGCACGAACTCGCCGGCTTCGCCGCTCGGACGCGGCCGTGGCGGGCGGCGTTGCGCGGCGGAGCCGCACGCACCTAAGCCGCCTCCACCGGGCCCGCCCGCGCCGCCGCCACCGCCGTGCCCAGCGACCAATCGCCCCACCGCGCCGCGACGTTCACCGTGACCACCACGTCGAGCGCCTCGACGACGCAGGCGGTGACCGTGGCGCCGCCGGCTCCCGCGATCGACTCGGCGCGCCGGCACGCCGCCTCGGCACCGAGACCGACGCGGTAGGCGGCGGCCAGCGCAGCCAGGTCCGCTGCCGACTGCGCGCGATGGCGCGCCGCCACCGCCACGCCCACGGCGGCGCCGCCGATGCCCACCGCCACCAGCACCGCGACCAGGGCCGCCGCCAGCACCGTCGCGAAACCATCGTCATCGCACACCCGGTTCCACCGCTGCCACCGCCTCCGCGGCGACCACCAGGCCCGGCAGCAGCGGCGAGGTCGCGCTGACCCGGACCAGCACCTCATCGGCCCGCCGATCCACCCGGACCGTGGCCCCCGAGGGCCGCGGCACTCCCGCGGCGTCCTCCCCGCGGGCCGCCAACCGCGCGGCCTCGCGCGCCGCGTCGACGCACCGCACGTGGGTGACCACCGCCGCGAGCCCGCCGACGCAGACCAGCAGCACCGCCGCCAGCGTGGCGACCGCAATCGCGGCCTCCACCG is from Mycolicibacterium grossiae and encodes:
- a CDS encoding cold-shock protein; its protein translation is MPQGTVKWFNPEKGYGFIEQEDGGGDVFVHYKQIQSNGFRTLEENQKVEFEIEQSPKGPQALSVRTL
- a CDS encoding DEAD/DEAH box helicase; the encoded protein is MSGRASDFGRELLDSAVAGAESDDHPLRHVADLAPRGAHRRPWPHWTPPDVVDAFVECGIAEPWTHQVVAADLAHSGRHVVLSTGTASGKSLAYQLPILSALADEPRARALYLSPTKALGHDQLRAAQAFTDVIDRLNDVGPCSYDGDSTTEARQYARERSRWIFSNPDMVHLSLLRNHARWAVFLRNLRFIVVDECHHYRGIFGSNVAMVLRRLTRLCAKYSPDSRVPTVIFASATTAAPAETASELLGQTVVEVTEDGSPHGGRTVALWEPALREDLVGEHGAPVRRSAGAEAARVMADLMAEGARTLTFVRSRRGAELTALGARARLETVAPELVEQVASYRAGYLAEERRALEAALSDGRLRGLATTNALELGIDIAGLDAVVLAGFPGTVASFWQQAGRAGRRGQTALIVMIARDDPLDTYLVHHPAALLDKPIERVVIDPTNPYVLGPHLLCAATELPLTDAEVRTWNAEAVAATLVDDGLLRRRPSGYFPAPGLEPHPAVDIRGSSGGQIAILEAETGRMLGTTGAGQAPSSIHPGAVYLLRGETYVVDTLDFEAGIAFVHAEDPGYTTSAREVTDIVVTGRGERRRHGDVTIGLVPVSVSHTVVSYLRRRLNGEVIDSIELDMPTQTLDTIAVMCTITPEALLRNGIEPTRFPGSLHAAEHASIGLLPLVASCDRGDIGGVSTAIGPEDGLPSIFVYDGHPGGAGFADRGFRQLSTWWSATAEAIEACECPMGCPSCVHSPKCGNGNDPLDKAGAISVLRLVLGELTKPPS
- a CDS encoding PAS domain-containing protein — translated: MAHDWLLVETLGTEPVVVAHGAETKDMVPISTYLRRDPGLMAIQTAIGETVRGGQPLSSITPKHDRVIRTEVVQMTDGVIHGVHVWTGPPDAQPPERALPGPLKWDLTNRIATDTPESLFNGGRDPSVEATHGRAFAEDLPTRDLNAREAHALSAAIKPEPGIVYCTTWDLTDHRGEPITVGFVARIMQESDGGPDVTICRAMNWRTVRDENTVTPAGLAQDVLDGSAQTGVHRALVDLQSWALLKWLDDPCPFYDWRARSDDAPLTHPDDADEIAGMTAEFETAGTSRVLRLRANGGGWVPIHVTIHRIELDGGVWAGLLSLRLPTEHELAGFAARTRPWRAALRGGAART
- a CDS encoding Rv3654c family TadE-like protein: MCDDDGFATVLAAALVAVLVAVGIGGAAVGVAVAARHRAQSAADLAALAAAYRVGLGAEAACRRAESIAGAGGATVTACVVEALDVVVTVNVAARWGDWSLGTAVAAARAGPVEAA
- a CDS encoding TadE family type IV pilus minor pilin — translated: MEAAIAVATLAAVLLVCVGGLAAVVTHVRCVDAAREAARLAARGEDAAGVPRPSGATVRVDRRADEVLVRVSATSPLLPGLVVAAEAVAAVEPGVR